One region of Epilithonimonas zeae genomic DNA includes:
- a CDS encoding acyl-CoA thioesterase: MIHTTNSIRVRYGETDPMKYVYYGNYAEYFEVARVELFRTLGMSYDEIEKRGIFLPVSEYKIKYLKPGLYDQLLEIHTYIKKIPGVKIEFDYEIYNEDKIKITEASTTLFFLDAETKKIVRCPDFLLDLIKENWRE, translated from the coding sequence ATGATACACACAACCAACTCAATACGAGTGCGTTACGGAGAAACAGACCCAATGAAATATGTCTATTATGGCAACTATGCAGAATATTTTGAAGTCGCGAGAGTTGAGCTTTTTCGTACACTTGGGATGTCATATGATGAGATAGAAAAGAGAGGAATTTTTCTTCCCGTTTCCGAATATAAAATTAAGTATTTGAAACCAGGACTTTATGACCAACTTTTGGAAATTCATACTTACATAAAAAAAATTCCGGGTGTTAAAATTGAATTCGATTATGAAATTTACAATGAAGATAAAATCAAAATCACCGAGGCTTCTACTACTCTATTTTTTCTGGATGCAGAAACTAAAAAAATTGTAAGATGTCCCGATTTTCTTTTGGACTTGATCAAGGAAAATTGGAGGGAATAA